One stretch of Thalassovita sp. DNA includes these proteins:
- a CDS encoding NAD-dependent epimerase/dehydratase family protein, protein MAQSPKRIGIIGAGYIATWHADALKASPHATVTAICDLSPSAAQDLAAGYGATAYGSVEEMLAANTVDAVHILTPPNLHRPIALQCIAAGLDVLVEKPVAESAAEVAEITAAAKAAGVQFAAGHNFLAVPAYGRLKRMVQDGRIGRLSALEVQWNLPLAPLRSGPYGLWLLRDAKNLLLELGPHPFSLAVDLLGPLTIKQLEVNHPITLPGGAVRHQGWRILAEAGDVAVTLNLSLVETHDDRSMTLRGSSGVARMDYAADTLVVSSDNAADLVLNPFLKQMSLAGQHLREGVVNAARQLVSLNQKSPYGLSFRGMVDAVWGAAPDTRFGPDAALQVMQAIDDTLAKLPTPVEAKPAKGTPNPTVMVIGGTGFIGRNLTRRLVAQGYDVRVLSRGSHGPFDDIADHVETVAVSLRDLEGLTEAMQGMDAVFNLAKSMDTTWEAALENDVGTALRVAEAAQAAGVKRLIYTGTIASYDMSDPEQVITEHTDFGDMSERNLYARSKAECEARLLEMHRNQGLQLVIARPGIVIGEGGPLQHWGIGRWHGAGAVRIWGNGRNILPFVLADDVSDGLIQMMVNDAAVGQSFNLIGEPMLSARGYFDAIHQSLGARIKVRPGHLHVFWAADAVKYALKTKLLRRHGVVRPSLKDWQSRAHFSPFDNAHPKAVLGWRPEADQQRFIERGIRDANLFGL, encoded by the coding sequence TTGGCCCAGTCCCCCAAACGCATCGGCATTATCGGCGCTGGCTATATTGCCACATGGCACGCGGATGCGCTGAAGGCCTCACCCCACGCCACGGTGACAGCGATCTGTGATCTGTCGCCATCGGCGGCGCAGGATCTGGCGGCGGGCTATGGGGCGACGGCCTATGGATCGGTGGAGGAGATGCTGGCCGCGAACACCGTGGATGCGGTGCATATTCTGACGCCGCCCAATCTGCACCGGCCGATCGCGTTGCAATGCATTGCGGCGGGGCTGGATGTGCTGGTGGAAAAACCGGTGGCCGAAAGCGCCGCCGAAGTGGCGGAGATTACGGCTGCAGCCAAGGCGGCCGGGGTGCAGTTTGCGGCCGGTCACAACTTCCTTGCAGTGCCGGCCTATGGCCGACTGAAGCGGATGGTGCAGGATGGGCGCATCGGGCGGCTTTCCGCGCTTGAGGTGCAGTGGAACCTGCCGCTGGCACCGCTCAGATCCGGGCCCTATGGCCTGTGGCTGCTGCGTGATGCCAAGAACCTGCTGCTGGAACTGGGGCCACATCCGTTTTCGCTGGCTGTGGATCTGCTGGGGCCGCTGACGATCAAACAGCTGGAGGTCAATCACCCGATCACCCTGCCGGGCGGCGCGGTACGCCATCAGGGCTGGCGCATTCTGGCGGAGGCGGGCGATGTGGCGGTGACCCTCAACCTGTCGCTGGTGGAAACCCACGATGATCGCTCAATGACGCTGCGCGGGTCTTCCGGTGTGGCACGGATGGATTATGCCGCCGATACGTTGGTCGTGTCGTCTGACAATGCGGCGGACTTGGTGCTGAACCCGTTTCTGAAACAGATGTCCCTTGCCGGGCAACACCTGCGTGAGGGTGTGGTGAACGCGGCGCGTCAGCTGGTGTCGCTGAACCAGAAATCGCCTTATGGCCTGAGTTTCCGGGGCATGGTGGATGCGGTCTGGGGTGCTGCGCCCGACACCCGGTTCGGCCCCGATGCGGCGCTGCAGGTGATGCAGGCAATTGATGATACCCTCGCCAAACTGCCGACCCCGGTTGAGGCAAAGCCGGCCAAAGGCACGCCGAACCCTACCGTCATGGTGATCGGCGGCACCGGGTTTATCGGCCGCAACCTGACCCGTCGGCTGGTGGCGCAGGGCTATGACGTGCGGGTGCTGAGCCGTGGCAGCCATGGACCCTTTGACGATATCGCTGACCATGTGGAAACCGTGGCGGTCAGCCTGCGTGATCTGGAAGGTCTGACCGAGGCGATGCAGGGCATGGATGCGGTCTTTAACCTGGCCAAGTCGATGGACACCACCTGGGAGGCGGCGCTGGAAAATGACGTGGGCACCGCCCTGCGCGTGGCGGAGGCGGCACAGGCCGCGGGCGTCAAACGGCTGATCTACACCGGCACCATTGCGTCCTATGACATGTCAGACCCCGAACAGGTGATCACCGAACACACCGATTTTGGCGACATGTCCGAGCGGAACCTCTACGCCCGTTCTAAGGCCGAGTGTGAGGCCCGGCTGTTGGAGATGCATCGCAATCAGGGGCTGCAACTGGTCATTGCCCGTCCGGGCATTGTGATCGGCGAAGGTGGGCCGCTGCAGCACTGGGGCATTGGCCGCTGGCATGGCGCCGGCGCGGTTCGGATCTGGGGCAATGGTCGCAACATCCTGCCCTTTGTGCTGGCCGATGATGTGTCAGACGGGCTGATCCAGATGATGGTTAACGACGCCGCTGTTGGGCAGAGTTTTAACCTGATTGGTGAACCGATGCTGTCCGCGCGCGGGTATTTTGATGCCATCCATCAGTCCTTGGGTGCGCGGATCAAGGTGAGGCCCGGCCATCTGCATGTGTTCTGGGCGGCGGATGCGGTGAAATATGCGCTGAAAACCAAGCTGTTGCGCCGTCATGGTGTGGTGCGCCCCTCGCTCAAAGACTGGCAGAGCCGGGCGCATTTTTCACCTTTTGACAATGCGCATCCTAAGGCGGTTCTGGGCTGGCGCCCCGAGGCGGATCAACAACGGTTCATTGAACGTGGCATTCGCGATGCCAATCTATTTGGTCTGTAA
- a CDS encoding CpsD/CapB family tyrosine-protein kinase gives MVEQSKRFRRGMRQRPAKAPEEAPVDPPVDPPVEASVEVPAEVTEAAPVQRRGLLSGSGRSAEEIAREDRALRSAFPFLDLDDVEVDATERAEEVAPVAAPEPLILNPDTEVTPEPEAEQPSEQPPGDDGWNDLGPMPVQRQQMMRNLIITASRKNPVHAAFDVLRARLVQALSDNGWRRVAITSPTRDCGKTFVSVNLAVALSRYENCRTVLMDMDMRNPSVAKTLGLRDVGSMGAYLRGEIETRDQFFKFDQNDMSLGDNLAIAMNDRVEPFASELMQQPATRDRLSRMEAELHPDVVLFDLPPALANDDVIAFKSNFDGVLIVIDGTRTSGAEVREVMRRLGEDVPLLGVVLNKAEDATGDEYGY, from the coding sequence ATGGTTGAGCAGTCGAAACGATTTCGCCGTGGCATGCGGCAGCGTCCAGCGAAGGCGCCAGAGGAGGCCCCGGTTGATCCACCGGTTGATCCACCGGTTGAGGCCTCTGTTGAGGTGCCGGCGGAGGTGACTGAAGCTGCGCCTGTTCAACGCCGTGGCCTGTTGTCGGGCAGTGGCCGCTCCGCTGAGGAGATTGCCCGCGAAGACCGTGCCCTGCGCTCTGCCTTTCCGTTTCTGGATCTGGATGATGTTGAGGTGGACGCAACGGAACGGGCGGAAGAGGTTGCGCCCGTCGCTGCACCTGAACCGCTGATCCTCAACCCAGACACCGAAGTGACCCCTGAGCCGGAGGCAGAGCAGCCGTCCGAACAGCCGCCGGGGGATGATGGCTGGAATGACCTCGGCCCGATGCCCGTGCAGCGTCAGCAAATGATGCGCAATCTGATCATCACCGCCAGCCGCAAAAACCCGGTGCATGCCGCCTTTGATGTGCTGCGCGCGCGTTTGGTGCAGGCGCTGAGTGACAATGGATGGCGCCGTGTCGCGATCACCTCCCCCACGCGGGATTGTGGCAAAACCTTTGTCTCGGTCAATTTGGCGGTCGCGCTGTCACGATATGAAAACTGCCGCACGGTTCTGATGGATATGGACATGCGCAACCCCAGTGTCGCCAAAACGCTGGGCCTGCGGGATGTCGGCAGCATGGGCGCTTACCTGCGTGGTGAGATTGAGACTCGCGATCAGTTTTTCAAGTTCGATCAGAACGATATGTCGCTGGGGGACAATCTGGCCATCGCGATGAATGATCGTGTGGAACCCTTCGCCAGCGAGTTGATGCAACAGCCCGCCACCCGCGATCGTCTGTCCCGGATGGAGGCGGAACTGCACCCTGATGTGGTGCTGTTTGATCTGCCGCCAGCGCTGGCCAATGACGATGTGATCGCCTTCAAATCCAATTTCGATGGGGTTCTGATCGTGATTGACGGCACCCGCACCAGTGGCGCCGAAGTGCGCGAAGTGATGCGCCGTCTGGGTGAGGATGTGCCGCTTCTGGGGGTGGTGCTGAACAAGGCCGAAGACGCCACAGGTGACGAATACGGCTACTGA
- a CDS encoding glycosyltransferase, translating to MSGPIADASVAAVAIGRNEGARLIRCLTSLKDQVDRVIYVDSGSTDGSVAAAREMGVEVVELDTTVPFTAARARNAGFAALGDTPPRFVQFVDGDCGVAPGWIASALAGFDGREDLAVVTGWRSEIHPEASIYNALVEFEWHRPAGEIPACGGDMMVRSADFIAVGGFDPTVIAAEDDEFCTRLRKSGKRLLRIPVAMTQHDAAMTRFGQWWQRAVRSGHGFAQVGDLHPEYFRPERRRVMIFGALLPLLAVIGLLARMPLLWGALALYVLSYVRTVQGLRREGLPPRAALHQAIFLSLSKFPNLLGMLRYYLRKSRGRAMRIIEYK from the coding sequence ATGAGCGGCCCAATTGCAGATGCCTCCGTCGCCGCTGTTGCCATTGGCCGCAATGAAGGGGCGCGGCTGATCCGCTGCCTGACGTCGCTGAAGGATCAGGTGGACCGGGTGATCTATGTCGATTCCGGCTCGACCGACGGTTCGGTTGCGGCGGCGCGTGAGATGGGGGTTGAGGTGGTCGAATTGGACACCACGGTGCCCTTCACCGCCGCCCGCGCCCGCAACGCTGGCTTTGCCGCATTGGGCGACACCCCGCCGCGGTTCGTGCAGTTTGTTGATGGCGATTGTGGTGTGGCGCCCGGCTGGATCGCTTCGGCCTTAGCAGGCTTTGACGGGCGGGAGGATCTGGCGGTGGTGACCGGCTGGCGGTCCGAAATCCACCCGGAGGCAAGCATTTACAACGCTTTGGTCGAGTTTGAATGGCACCGCCCCGCTGGGGAGATCCCCGCCTGTGGCGGCGACATGATGGTGCGCAGCGCGGATTTCATCGCGGTGGGCGGCTTTGATCCAACGGTGATCGCCGCCGAGGATGATGAGTTTTGCACCCGGCTGCGTAAGTCGGGCAAACGGCTGTTGCGGATCCCGGTGGCGATGACGCAGCACGATGCGGCGATGACGCGGTTTGGCCAATGGTGGCAACGCGCTGTCCGCTCGGGCCATGGGTTTGCGCAGGTCGGGGATCTGCACCCGGAATACTTCCGCCCGGAACGTCGGCGGGTGATGATCTTTGGCGCCCTGCTGCCGCTGCTGGCCGTGATTGGCCTTCTCGCTCGGATGCCACTCCTGTGGGGGGCGCTGGCGCTTTACGTGCTGTCGTATGTCCGCACCGTTCAGGGGCTGCGACGCGAAGGTCTGCCGCCGAGGGCAGCACTGCATCAGGCGATTTTCCTCAGCCTGTCGAAATTTCCCAATCTTCTTGGAATGTTGCGCTACTATCTGCGCAAATCGCGTGGCCGCGCCATGCGCATCATTGAGTATAAGTAA
- a CDS encoding GumC family protein, whose product MSPLISLSSLYRVIRRRAFFICVVALCGSILSVLYALNRPATYEASAVIQIEAPQVAAALPGSTAIATSNNRNRLKLIEQKLMSRDSVAAVVDKFDLFSRESSLTEGEKVAALRESVEIVELIDPTQAWRPDVQPSGLVITVRLDNAVQTAEVANELLAQVLVEGKKRSESQTTQTLAFFETEEDRISAAIEALEIEFARYKEQNAPSLPSAIADQREQLARLRTNQLELENQLIQIETSSERLRADERARQADILRQQVALVNERLAVVEMALAKAPEVERVFSLMSRQLEQLQAEYQTVTTRRTEAAMARQLESQDQFERFEVLETALVPDYAVSSGKRKIAMAGGVASLLAALGMAFLLELMSPVLRTSRHVENELDIRPVVIIPQLKKPRRSSWFWRATPATLATGAAPLTFKARILDFLSTI is encoded by the coding sequence ATGAGCCCTTTGATCTCTCTCTCCAGCCTCTACCGGGTGATCCGCCGCCGCGCGTTCTTCATCTGTGTCGTGGCGCTTTGTGGCTCGATCCTGTCTGTGCTCTACGCGCTGAACCGCCCCGCCACCTATGAGGCCAGCGCGGTCATCCAGATTGAGGCCCCGCAAGTGGCCGCTGCGCTGCCCGGTTCCACCGCGATTGCCACCAGCAACAACCGCAACCGGCTGAAACTGATCGAACAGAAGCTGATGTCGCGCGACAGCGTCGCCGCGGTGGTCGACAAATTTGATCTGTTCAGCCGCGAAAGCAGCCTGACCGAGGGCGAAAAGGTCGCCGCTTTGCGCGAATCCGTTGAGATTGTCGAACTGATCGATCCCACCCAGGCCTGGCGGCCGGATGTGCAGCCCTCGGGGTTGGTGATCACGGTGCGGCTGGACAATGCGGTGCAGACCGCTGAGGTGGCCAATGAGCTACTGGCGCAGGTGTTGGTTGAGGGCAAGAAGCGCAGCGAAAGCCAGACAACCCAAACCCTGGCCTTCTTTGAAACCGAAGAGGACCGGATCAGCGCCGCCATCGAAGCGCTGGAAATTGAGTTTGCCCGCTACAAGGAACAAAACGCCCCGTCACTGCCCAGCGCCATCGCCGATCAGCGTGAACAGCTGGCGCGGCTGCGCACCAATCAGTTGGAGCTGGAAAATCAGCTAATCCAGATTGAGACCAGCTCAGAACGGCTGCGCGCCGACGAACGCGCGCGTCAGGCCGATATTCTGCGCCAGCAGGTGGCGCTGGTGAACGAACGGTTGGCCGTGGTTGAGATGGCGCTTGCCAAAGCTCCGGAGGTCGAACGGGTGTTTTCCCTGATGTCGCGGCAGCTGGAACAGTTGCAGGCGGAATATCAGACCGTCACCACCCGCCGGACCGAAGCGGCCATGGCGCGCCAATTGGAAAGCCAGGATCAATTCGAACGGTTTGAAGTGCTGGAAACAGCCCTTGTGCCGGATTACGCGGTTTCCTCAGGCAAACGTAAGATCGCCATGGCGGGTGGCGTGGCCTCACTGCTGGCTGCGCTTGGCATGGCCTTTCTGCTGGAGCTGATGAGTCCGGTTCTGCGCACCAGCCGCCATGTGGAGAATGAACTGGATATCCGGCCAGTGGTCATCATCCCGCAGCTGAAAAAGCCACGCCGCAGCAGCTGGTTCTGGCGGGCAACGCCGGCAACCTTGGCCACGGGTGCGGCGCCGCTGACCTTCAAGGCGCGGATCCTGGATTTCCTGTCTACTATTTAA
- a CDS encoding glycosyltransferase family 4 protein gives MAEPIKIAYLTGEYPRATDTFIQREVAALREQGFEVATCSIRRTGAEHLVGEEQKAEAARTFHVLEAAARPLTSLRAHLRALTAPARYLRALRLTCQTSPGGVKPMLYQLFYFAEAVVLADHLRRQGVQHLHNHIAKASCTVAMLCQELSGIPYSFTLHGPDIFFEPIRWRLDVKIARASFTACISDFCRSQGMSFADRAHWERMHIVHCGVEPERYVDASPARPGNHLLFVGRLAAVKGVPLLLQAVKAARQIRPDLRLTLIGDGPERTWLQTEAEALGLAEAVDFLGYRSQSEVAEHLQQVDALVLPSFAEGVPVVLMEAMAAGLPVITTQIAGIPELVEQGVSGQLIPPGDAKALEQAILILLSDPAQAAAMGAAGRAKVRAEFDIQQEAARLGQLIRSYLAGHPPPAKRPDVEGADG, from the coding sequence GTGGCTGAACCGATCAAAATCGCCTATCTGACCGGGGAATACCCGCGCGCCACGGATACGTTTATCCAGCGCGAAGTGGCGGCCCTGCGGGAACAGGGATTTGAGGTCGCCACCTGCTCAATCCGCCGCACCGGCGCCGAACATCTGGTTGGGGAGGAGCAAAAGGCCGAAGCGGCCCGCACCTTTCACGTGCTGGAAGCCGCCGCGCGCCCTTTGACCAGCCTGCGCGCTCACCTGCGCGCCCTGACAGCGCCCGCGCGCTATCTGCGCGCCCTGCGCCTGACGTGCCAGACCTCACCCGGTGGGGTGAAACCAATGCTGTATCAGCTGTTTTACTTTGCCGAAGCCGTAGTGCTGGCCGATCATCTGCGTCGCCAGGGCGTGCAGCATCTGCACAATCACATCGCCAAGGCCAGCTGCACCGTTGCCATGCTCTGCCAGGAGCTGAGCGGCATCCCCTATAGTTTCACGCTGCATGGGCCGGATATCTTCTTTGAACCCATACGCTGGCGTCTGGATGTAAAGATTGCCCGGGCCAGCTTCACCGCCTGTATCAGCGATTTCTGTCGCTCGCAGGGGATGAGCTTTGCCGATCGCGCCCATTGGGAGCGGATGCATATCGTCCACTGTGGGGTGGAGCCGGAACGCTACGTGGATGCATCGCCCGCACGGCCGGGCAATCATCTGTTGTTCGTGGGGCGGCTGGCGGCGGTTAAGGGCGTGCCGCTACTGTTGCAGGCGGTGAAAGCGGCGCGCCAGATCAGGCCTGATCTGCGGCTGACCCTGATCGGGGACGGGCCGGAACGCACCTGGTTGCAAACTGAAGCCGAGGCGCTGGGCCTGGCGGAGGCGGTTGATTTCCTGGGCTACAGATCTCAGAGCGAGGTGGCAGAACATCTGCAGCAAGTCGATGCATTGGTTCTGCCCAGTTTCGCAGAAGGTGTGCCTGTGGTGCTGATGGAGGCGATGGCGGCTGGCCTGCCTGTGATCACCACACAGATTGCCGGTATTCCCGAGCTGGTGGAACAGGGCGTCAGTGGTCAGCTGATCCCTCCAGGGGATGCCAAGGCGTTGGAGCAGGCAATCCTGATCCTGCTGAGCGATCCGGCACAAGCGGCCGCGATGGGGGCTGCCGGGCGCGCCAAGGTGCGGGCTGAGTTTGACATTCAGCAGGAGGCCGCGCGGCTGGGCCAGCTGATCCGATCCTATCTGGCAGGTCATCCGCCCCCCGCCAAACGACCGGACGTGGAAGGGGCCGACGGATGA